From the Leptolyngbya sp. O-77 genome, one window contains:
- a CDS encoding sensor histidine kinase yields the protein MPASPEFVLLCQSQIAVLTQGLGAALSVVYLTDDPTAGGEADLTPVAAYPEEAVDWSQEQILRLLSGGPSTPPLPPQRLLTDAGRSPDSASKAAKSSSPPSERTSVEPETAFQGSAGAFAEPGLYSQKIVLPLVYEGMMMGLLVTACSDCLWGEQEQSQVEHIAQTLAIARLLDQRSQWAEFELHQRQVLQSQQRDQMDDLLHQFRNPLTAVRTFGKLLLRRVQPEDENRTVAEGIVRESDRLQDLLRQFDTVIDLDPASLPEASPASPPRDAEVRSGGSPPLALPSQAVPTSLEPRSVTGQMQIEALDLAAVVEPLVSSASAIAQERGLTLQTELPPDLPSVRGDRRALQEVLNNLLDNALKYTPSGGTVRLIGGIERELDGQTQQAIAILDTGPGIPKADFEHLFERHFRGVQSQGEIPGTGLGLAIARDLISQMQGEIQVFSPADESGLIEPSTSPGTAFLVWLPIHVASQD from the coding sequence ATGCCAGCCAGCCCTGAGTTTGTTTTGCTGTGTCAGTCGCAGATTGCGGTGCTGACGCAGGGGCTTGGTGCGGCCTTGAGCGTGGTGTATTTAACTGATGATCCAACGGCGGGTGGTGAGGCCGATCTAACGCCTGTTGCGGCTTATCCTGAAGAAGCAGTGGATTGGAGTCAGGAACAAATTCTGCGGCTGTTGTCTGGCGGGCCGTCTACCCCCCCTTTGCCACCCCAGCGGTTATTGACAGATGCAGGGCGATCGCCCGACTCTGCTTCTAAGGCTGCGAAATCAAGCTCGCCGCCGTCGGAGCGTACATCAGTTGAGCCAGAGACTGCCTTTCAAGGTTCTGCTGGGGCCTTTGCCGAGCCAGGGCTATATTCTCAAAAAATTGTCCTGCCACTCGTTTACGAGGGCATGATGATGGGGCTACTGGTGACTGCTTGTTCGGATTGCCTCTGGGGAGAACAGGAGCAGAGCCAAGTCGAGCATATTGCCCAAACGCTGGCGATCGCCCGTTTGCTGGATCAGCGATCGCAGTGGGCTGAGTTTGAGCTACATCAGCGCCAGGTGTTGCAAAGCCAGCAGCGCGACCAGATGGATGACCTGCTGCATCAGTTTCGCAATCCGCTGACGGCGGTTCGCACCTTTGGCAAACTGCTGCTGCGTCGCGTCCAGCCAGAAGACGAAAACCGCACCGTGGCAGAGGGCATCGTGCGAGAGAGCGATCGCCTGCAAGATCTGTTGCGCCAGTTTGATACCGTCATCGATCTCGACCCTGCTTCCCTGCCCGAAGCCAGTCCTGCATCGCCACCCCGTGATGCAGAGGTTCGTTCTGGCGGATCGCCGCCCTTGGCATTGCCATCTCAGGCAGTCCCGACCTCATTAGAACCTCGCTCTGTTACTGGACAAATGCAGATCGAAGCACTGGATTTGGCGGCTGTGGTCGAGCCACTGGTCAGTTCTGCCAGTGCGATCGCCCAGGAACGGGGCCTAACGTTGCAAACCGAACTGCCGCCTGACCTGCCCTCTGTGCGGGGCGATCGCCGCGCCCTGCAAGAAGTCCTGAATAACCTGCTAGACAATGCGCTGAAATATACTCCGTCGGGTGGCACAGTGCGGTTGATCGGCGGCATCGAGCGCGAGTTGGATGGACAGACCCAGCAGGCGATCGCCATTCTCGACACCGGCCCCGGCATTCCCAAAGCCGACTTTGAGCATCTGTTTGAACGACACTTTCGCGGCGTACAGTCCCAGGGCGAGATTCCTGGAACGGGGCTAGGATTGGCGATCGCCCGCGACCTCATTTCCCAGATGCAGGGCGAAATCCAAGTCTTTAGCCCAGCCGACGAGAGTGGATTAATCGAACCCAGCACCTCACCCGGCACTGCCTTTTTGGTTTGGCTTCCAATCCATGTCGCCAGCCAGGATTAA
- the guaD gene encoding guanine deaminase, with translation MTLAYANPSTDSTLHAIRGAFLDFLDDPYYVPESESVRYIHDGLMVLENGCIRALGEYAAVRAEYPNVPVTHQRDRLLVPGFIDTHVHYTQTEMIGAYGEQLLEWLNKYTFPTEAKFKDKHHAHQVAAFFLEELIKNGTTTAVVLAAVFPESVDAFFEEAQRRNMRMVAGKVMMDRHAPDYLTDTAESAYTDSRALIERWHKCDRLLYAITPRFAITSTPEQLRAAGKLLEEFPDVYLHTHLSENLKEVAFTLELFPECTDYLNVYESFGLVRDRSIFAHGIQLSDSEFERLSRSGATIAFCPTSNLFLGSGLFNLKKAKSPEMPVRVGLATDVGGGTSLSMLRTASEAYKVTQLRGDRLSAFQTFYMMTLGGARSLLLEDKIGNFQVGKEADLVALDLRSTPILAMRNPVAVPADFQEMADAVFATMILGDERAIAATYIAGQLAYARDANT, from the coding sequence ATGACCCTCGCCTACGCCAACCCCTCTACCGACTCGACGCTTCATGCCATCCGAGGTGCGTTTCTCGATTTTCTAGATGATCCCTATTACGTGCCTGAATCGGAAAGCGTCCGCTATATTCATGACGGGCTGATGGTGCTGGAAAACGGCTGCATCCGGGCGCTGGGCGAATATGCAGCGGTGCGGGCGGAATATCCGAATGTGCCCGTGACCCATCAGCGCGATCGCCTCTTAGTACCCGGATTCATCGATACGCATGTGCATTACACCCAGACGGAGATGATTGGGGCCTACGGCGAACAACTGCTGGAGTGGCTGAACAAATACACTTTTCCAACGGAGGCAAAGTTCAAAGACAAACACCATGCCCATCAGGTTGCGGCCTTTTTCTTAGAGGAACTGATAAAAAATGGCACGACGACCGCAGTCGTTCTGGCAGCGGTGTTTCCGGAGTCGGTAGATGCCTTTTTTGAAGAGGCGCAGCGGCGAAATATGCGGATGGTGGCGGGCAAGGTGATGATGGATCGCCACGCACCGGACTATCTGACGGACACGGCCGAGAGTGCTTACACAGATAGTCGGGCGCTAATTGAGCGGTGGCACAAGTGCGATCGCCTCCTCTATGCCATCACGCCGCGCTTCGCTATCACCTCTACGCCAGAGCAACTGCGGGCCGCGGGCAAGCTGCTGGAAGAGTTTCCCGATGTCTATCTACACACGCACCTGTCAGAAAATCTCAAAGAAGTGGCGTTTACTCTGGAGCTATTTCCAGAGTGTACCGATTACCTGAATGTGTATGAATCCTTTGGGTTGGTGCGCGATCGCTCGATTTTTGCCCACGGCATCCAGCTCAGCGATTCCGAATTTGAGCGGCTGTCGCGGTCGGGTGCGACGATCGCCTTTTGCCCCACGTCAAACCTGTTTTTGGGCAGCGGCCTGTTCAACCTGAAAAAGGCGAAGTCGCCAGAAATGCCCGTGCGCGTTGGGCTGGCCACCGATGTCGGCGGTGGCACTAGCCTGTCGATGCTGCGGACGGCCAGCGAAGCCTATAAAGTAACCCAACTGCGGGGCGATCGCCTGTCTGCGTTCCAGACGTTTTACATGATGACGCTGGGGGGAGCGCGATCGCTCTTGCTAGAGGATAAAATTGGCAATTTCCAGGTCGGCAAAGAAGCCGATTTGGTGGCGCTGGATTTGCGATCGACACCGATCTTGGCGATGCGAAACCCGGTCGCTGTGCCCGCCGATTTTCAGGAAATGGCAGATGCAGTCTTTGCCACGATGATTTTAGGAGATGAGCGGGCGATCGCCGCGACCTATATCGCTGGGCAGCTTGCCTACGCGCGAGACGCAAACACGTAA
- a CDS encoding DUF3155 domain-containing protein: protein MARRRKRKSRRRLEGRRILELVPQYSIESGEDKPVTAARKFIQAEGIAPPALLLVKRNEHTTDRYFWAEKGLFGAQYVEENHFLFPSLRLSEDESDELSLASSR from the coding sequence TTGGCAAGGAGACGCAAGCGTAAGAGTCGTCGCCGCCTGGAGGGGCGTAGAATCCTGGAGTTGGTGCCTCAGTATAGTATTGAAAGTGGCGAAGATAAACCCGTCACGGCTGCTAGAAAGTTCATCCAAGCTGAAGGCATTGCGCCGCCAGCACTGCTGCTCGTCAAGCGAAACGAACACACCACCGATCGCTATTTCTGGGCAGAAAAGGGGCTTTTTGGAGCGCAGTACGTCGAGGAAAACCATTTCCTGTTCCCCAGTTTGCGGCTGTCGGAAGATGAGTCCGATGAGCTTTCCCTCGCTTCAAGTCGGTAG
- the aqpZ gene encoding aquaporin Z encodes MSLPVPLTKRLIAEFIGTFWLVLGGCGSAVLAANFPYGDGGNPLGLGFLGVALAFGLTVFTLAYGFGHISGAHFNPAVSFGLWAGKRFSGADLLPYIISQVLGAILAGGVIYLIAQDRPGFALSGSNPLATNGWGVHSPGGYGFWSALLIEVVLTFVFLLVILGSTDRRAPKGFAPAAIGLALTLIHLISIPVTNTSVNPARSTGVALFAGLSHVSQLWLFWLAPIGGAVLAGWLYYSVFEPSVTTEEYVREREVV; translated from the coding sequence ATGTCCCTTCCTGTTCCCCTTACAAAGCGGCTAATCGCCGAGTTTATCGGCACTTTCTGGCTGGTGCTGGGCGGCTGCGGCAGCGCCGTGCTGGCAGCAAACTTTCCCTATGGTGACGGCGGCAATCCGCTCGGCTTGGGCTTTCTGGGTGTTGCCCTGGCCTTCGGTCTAACGGTGTTCACCCTGGCCTATGGCTTCGGCCACATTTCTGGCGCACACTTCAACCCCGCCGTGTCCTTTGGTCTGTGGGCGGGCAAGCGCTTCTCTGGTGCAGACCTGCTGCCCTACATCATTTCTCAAGTGCTGGGTGCAATTCTGGCTGGCGGTGTGATTTACCTAATCGCCCAAGATCGTCCCGGCTTTGCGCTATCCGGTTCCAACCCGCTGGCAACGAATGGCTGGGGTGTGCATTCTCCCGGTGGCTATGGCTTCTGGTCGGCCCTGCTGATCGAAGTCGTGCTGACCTTTGTGTTCTTGCTGGTGATTCTGGGCTCCACCGATCGCCGCGCCCCCAAAGGCTTTGCCCCCGCTGCCATCGGTCTAGCGCTGACGCTGATTCACCTGATCAGCATCCCCGTGACGAATACCTCGGTTAACCCTGCTCGTAGCACAGGCGTTGCCCTGTTTGCAGGTTTGTCCCACGTTTCTCAACTGTGGCTGTTCTGGCTGGCTCCCATCGGTGGTGCTGTTCTGGCTGGGTGGCTCTACTACAGCGTGTTTGAGCCTTCTGTCACAACGGAAGAGTACGTGCGCGAGCGGGAAGTCGTGTAG